The DNA segment CATAACAATAGCCCCTGCCCCGTCACCAAATAATACCGCTGTTGCACGATCATCCCAATTAGTAATTTTGGATAATTTATCTGCACCTACTACAACAATATTTTTATAAGCTCCGGTTTTTATAAATTGAGCTGCAGTTACAACACCAAATGTAAATCCGGCACATGCTGCTTCTACATCCATACCAGCAGCATTTTTAGCTCCCAAGCGATCTTGGATAATATTTGCAACGGAAGGGAAAGTTGCTTCTTGCGTTACAGTAGCAACAATAAATAAATCAATATCATTTGGTGTAAGTCCAGCATTTTCAATTGCTACTTTTGCTGCTTCATATGCTAAATCATGCGTATATTCATCATCACGAGCAATTCTTCTCTCTTCAATTCCAGTACGAGTACGAATCCACTCATCAGATGTTTCCATCATTTTTTCTAAATCAAAATTTGTTAATATTCTTTCAGGTACGTATTTACCTACTCCTAAAATTCCTGCGTTCATGTGTTCTCCTCCATATCAAACTACATCAGGATAAATGTTCTTCTCCTGGATATTTTTATGACCTGGTGCTAATTTTAACAGAGAAACTGCAATTACGCAATTGGATTGCAACTTTTATTTTACTTCAAGTGCTTTATTAGGGTTATTTTCAGCAAAACCGCCTGCTTTAGACCATCCAATGATTTTGCCTTCATCATTTGTAACTCGATACCAATATTCATTTTTTACATCAGCTCGGCGATCAATGTCTAATTCTTTCCCTTTGTAATCATTTAATGCTGCCACTACTTTAGAGTTGTCTTCTACTGGGTAAGCATAAATTTTTTGCTCTGATTCCGTTACATATTTATCTAGTTTTACATTAGTTTCATTTTTAGAAGTATAAAAAATATTTACGGCTTTGCTATTTATCCAGCCAATTGTTTTACCTTGGTCTTGCAGCTGATACCAGGTGCCTTTTTGTGTCACAGATTTATTAGTAATTCTTAAGGTTTTATTTTGGTAGTCTTTTGCATTTCCGTATTTCTTAACGCCTTCAGTATTGTATGGTTTTGTCCATAAAGCTTCTGTACCTGAGTTAGTTATTTCGGCGTAAGCAAGTTGTTTATCTGTTGAAATCACTGTATCGTAAACTTGGTCATATTTGTCCAAATTATAATTTTTTATAGTTGAAATTAGCTTTTCTGCGTATGCAGGATCTGTTGCATATCCAGCGTCTTGAATGGCATAAGCTGCTTTTTTATAGTCTGTTTCTCCAATAACAGCTGAATATAAATTGGCATTCCCGGATACACCATTTACGAAAAGTTGTGCGTGATCGACTAACGATGCTTTTTTATCTGGATATTTTCTGAAGTTCG comes from the Listeria welshimeri serovar 6b str. SLCC5334 genome and includes:
- a CDS encoding GW domain-containing glycosaminoglycan-binding protein produces the protein MDRKCQLIMKKQFTQILLASAIISSTLLPFAHAGEAEASQTAVSQVGMSVSQQQFIQSIANDAQDLQKEEKILTSVTLAQAILESNWGKSGLSTSGNNLFGIKGSYEGNSVSMGTQEFSNGKAFHTQANFRKYPDKKASLVDHAQLFVNGVSGNANLYSAVIGETDYKKAAYAIQDAGYATDPAYAEKLISTIKNYNLDKYDQVYDTVISTDKQLAYAEITNSGTEALWTKPYNTEGVKKYGNAKDYQNKTLRITNKSVTQKGTWYQLQDQGKTIGWINSKAVNIFYTSKNETNVKLDKYVTESEQKIYAYPVEDNSKVVAALNDYKGKELDIDRRADVKNEYWYRVTNDEGKIIGWSKAGGFAENNPNKALEVK
- the fabH gene encoding 3-oxoacyl-ACP synthase III FabH translates to MNAGILGVGKYVPERILTNFDLEKMMETSDEWIRTRTGIEERRIARDDEYTHDLAYEAAKVAIENAGLTPNDIDLFIVATVTQEATFPSVANIIQDRLGAKNAAGMDVEAACAGFTFGVVTAAQFIKTGAYKNIVVVGADKLSKITNWDDRATAVLFGDGAGAIVMGPVSDDHGLLSFDLGSDGSGGKYLNLDENKKIYMNGREVFRFAVRQMGEASLRVLERAGLEKEDLDLLIPHQANIRIMEASRERLNLPEEKLMKTVHKYGNTSSSSIALALVDAVEEGRIKDNDNVLLVGFGGGLTWGALIIRWGK